The nucleotide sequence TATTTTAATTCTTAAATTTTTCTTATTTTAAAAAACTTAAAAAAATACAAGATTATAAATCTAATTTTATTTAAAAATCAAATTTAAAAAGGTTTATTTAAAAAATTATGAGGATTTTAATAAATTTAATTTATAAAAGTTTTATTTATTAATTGATTTTTTACTTGTATATTTTTTTAAATTTTGATATTTTCTATTTTTTAATGTTTTTTTATTGTTTTATTTTTTTGTTTCTTTATTTATTGTTTTTATTTCTATTTTATTTATTTTATACCTTAATTTTATCTTTTTAAAAGTTTATTAATATCTTTTTATATATTTTATATCATGTTAACTATAGCTAATGCTTTAATTCTAAAAGGTTCTAATCTTAGTCCATCTAAAGAAAATATTGTAATTGATAATGGTAAAATAATTGATATTGCTCCAAATATTATGGAAGGAAAAATTATTGATTGTACTAATTGTATTGTTTCTCCTAGTTTTCTTAATGCACATGTTCATATTGGAGATTCTATAATTAAAGATGAAGGTGATGGTTTAAGTTTAGATGAAATGGTTAAACCACCTAATGGAATTAAACATAAAGCTTTAGAAAATGCTAGTGATGAAGAAATTATTTATTCTATGAAAAAATCTATGTGGGATATGTTACATTCAGGTACAAGTCATTTTATAGATTATAGAGAAGGTGGGATTGAAGGGGTTAAACTCTTAAGAAAAGCATCTTCTGATATCCCAATAAATCCAATTATTTTAGGTAGGGATAATAGTTTTTATGGTGATGATCCTGATTTAAATATGGTAAGAAGGAATTTAAGAAAATTATTAAAATTTGCTGATGGTGTTGGTTTAAGTGGATTTGGTGAAATTTCTACTGAAGTTGCAGAACTTATAACTAAAGAATGTAAAAAATTAGGTAAGATATCTTCAATTCATACTGCAGAATCTTATGATTGTCAAGTTAATTCTATTAATAAAACAGGATTTACTGAAGTTAAAAGAGGTATTAATGCAGGTTTTGATCAATTAGTCCATTGTACTAATGCAACAGAAGAAGATATTTCTGAGCTTAATAAAACAAATACTAATGTTGTTTTATGTCCTCGTGCCAATGCTACTTTAAATGTAGGTATTCCTCCAATTGATAAAATAATTTCTGGAGATATTATTCCATTTATAGGTTCAGATAATATAATGTTAAATAGTCCAAATATTTTAAGAGATTTAGAATTTTCTCTAAAATTATCAAGAGCATATTATAGAAAATATTTTAATCCT is from Methanobrevibacter wolinii SH and encodes:
- a CDS encoding amidohydrolase family protein, which codes for MLTIANALILKGSNLSPSKENIVIDNGKIIDIAPNIMEGKIIDCTNCIVSPSFLNAHVHIGDSIIKDEGDGLSLDEMVKPPNGIKHKALENASDEEIIYSMKKSMWDMLHSGTSHFIDYREGGIEGVKLLRKASSDIPINPIILGRDNSFYGDDPDLNMVRRNLRKLLKFADGVGLSGFGEISTEVAELITKECKKLGKISSIHTAESYDCQVNSINKTGFTEVKRGINAGFDQLVHCTNATEEDISELNKTNTNVVLCPRANATLNVGIPPIDKIISGDIIPFIGSDNIMLNSPNILRDLEFSLKLSRAYYRKYFNPKLFFEMVTVNPYKLKNLNHNLYSILGKSIIEKGSDAQLMVSYQLSKNPYLSIINRCNTQNILHIMNKNIHIDYINKQKYNI